In Neokomagataea tanensis, one genomic interval encodes:
- the pyrH gene encoding UMP kinase, whose translation MSDETKKSPEYKRVLLKVSGEALMGNGPSGVDPEMVDMVAADIAAVAATGVQVCLVVGGGNIFRGLAAAAKGMDRAQGDYAGMLATVINALMLQNALERNGVETRVMTAIQMASIAEPYIRRRAVRHMEKGRVVIFAAGTGNPFFTTDTAAALRANEMECDALLKGTQVDGVYSADPRRNPDAERYAQLTYMDVLSRDLNVMDAAAISLARENHLPIIVFNMHAPGAFGAVMRGEGRFTRIIEAG comes from the coding sequence ATGAGCGATGAGACAAAGAAGAGCCCCGAGTACAAACGTGTTCTTCTCAAGGTGTCGGGTGAGGCCCTGATGGGTAATGGCCCTTCTGGCGTTGACCCAGAAATGGTGGACATGGTGGCTGCGGATATCGCGGCTGTTGCGGCCACCGGGGTGCAGGTTTGTCTCGTTGTCGGTGGTGGGAATATCTTCCGTGGTTTGGCTGCGGCTGCCAAGGGTATGGATCGCGCACAAGGCGATTATGCTGGCATGCTGGCAACGGTTATTAACGCTTTGATGCTTCAAAATGCTCTTGAGCGTAACGGGGTTGAAACCCGCGTAATGACAGCTATTCAAATGGCGTCAATTGCGGAGCCTTACATCCGTCGTCGCGCTGTGCGCCACATGGAAAAAGGTCGCGTCGTGATTTTTGCCGCAGGTACGGGCAACCCGTTCTTTACGACAGATACGGCTGCCGCACTTCGTGCCAATGAAATGGAATGCGATGCCCTGCTTAAGGGTACGCAGGTCGATGGTGTGTACTCTGCCGATCCACGCCGCAACCCGGATGCTGAACGCTACGCGCAGCTCACATATATGGATGTCCTGTCGCGTGACCTAAATGTGATGGACGCTGCTGCTATTAGTTTGGCGCGTGAAAACCATCTGCCCATTATCGTCTTCAACATGCACGCCCCTGGCGCGTTTGGTGCGGTAATGCGTGGCGAAGGGCGCTTCACGCGTATTATCGAGGCGGGTTGA
- a CDS encoding phosphatidate cytidylyltransferase yields MSGNSRWGDLRLRLLSAVVMVAVGGFCLWAGGTSYKLLILATMFGLVWEGEALLNQPQTKWRNLLLHVWPVGVGIVALTGNWRQAVILALAGTIFGRPACYPLLVSAIGGLSLLWLRALPHGLQSVLFVFAVVIASDSFAYLTGRIIGGAKLAPRISPGKTRSGAIGGLFGAAAAGALVAHFSGIGFVLGGLVWGAVLGFCAQSGDLLESAAKRRLGVKDSGNLIPGHGGLLDRFDGLLAAAPVAACVSLAAPSGVFWSLAFTHWSGSSAFTAGLQ; encoded by the coding sequence ATGAGCGGTAATTCGCGTTGGGGTGACCTCCGCTTGCGTTTGCTGTCAGCTGTAGTCATGGTCGCTGTTGGCGGGTTCTGTCTGTGGGCCGGCGGCACGAGTTATAAGCTTCTCATCCTTGCAACCATGTTTGGTCTGGTGTGGGAAGGAGAAGCGTTACTGAACCAGCCACAAACGAAGTGGCGTAACCTGCTCTTGCACGTTTGGCCAGTAGGTGTTGGGATCGTCGCCCTGACAGGTAATTGGCGGCAAGCTGTCATACTGGCGCTTGCGGGCACAATTTTTGGTCGTCCGGCGTGTTATCCTCTTTTGGTCTCAGCCATTGGTGGTTTGTCCCTGTTGTGGCTACGGGCTTTACCGCATGGCTTGCAAAGCGTTTTGTTTGTTTTCGCAGTCGTCATTGCGAGTGACAGCTTTGCCTACCTCACGGGGCGCATCATTGGCGGTGCAAAACTGGCACCACGTATTTCGCCGGGTAAAACACGCTCAGGCGCCATTGGCGGTTTGTTCGGTGCGGCAGCGGCAGGGGCATTGGTTGCACACTTCTCTGGTATTGGTTTTGTGCTTGGTGGCCTCGTGTGGGGGGCTGTCCTTGGTTTCTGCGCACAAAGTGGTGATCTGCTAGAAAGCGCAGCCAAACGGCGTTTGGGTGTAAAAGATTCCGGAAATTTGATACCGGGCCACGGTGGGTTACTGGATCGGTTTGATGGCCTTTTGGCTGCGGCCCCTGTAGCTGCATGTGTTTCTTTAGCTGCGCCAAGTGGCGTATTTTGGTCTTTAGCTTTTACACATTGGTCAGGCTCAAGCGCGTTTACCGCGGGCCTTCAGTGA
- the frr gene encoding ribosome recycling factor produces the protein MSADLNGLLEDLTRRMDGAMESLRRDLSGLRSGRASPNLLEPVRVEAYGSEVPLSQVGSIAVPEARMLTVSVWDRSVVGAVERAIRDAGLGLNPAADGQTIRVPIPMLTEERRNELARAAGRYAENGKIAIRNVRRDGMDQAKTLEKKSEISQDDQKTWNDAIQKLTDQYIKKVDDMLADKEREIKQV, from the coding sequence ATGTCTGCTGATCTGAACGGCCTTCTGGAAGATCTGACCCGTCGTATGGACGGGGCAATGGAAAGCCTACGCCGTGACCTGTCTGGTCTGCGCTCGGGCCGTGCCAGCCCTAACCTGCTGGAGCCAGTACGCGTTGAAGCCTATGGCTCTGAAGTGCCGCTCTCTCAGGTTGGCTCCATCGCGGTGCCGGAAGCTCGTATGCTGACGGTTTCTGTGTGGGACCGTTCGGTTGTAGGTGCTGTTGAGCGCGCTATTCGTGATGCGGGCCTCGGCCTGAACCCTGCTGCCGATGGCCAGACGATTCGCGTACCCATCCCGATGCTGACAGAAGAGCGCCGTAATGAGTTGGCGCGTGCGGCAGGGCGTTATGCTGAAAACGGCAAAATCGCCATTCGTAACGTACGCCGTGACGGTATGGATCAGGCTAAAACGCTCGAGAAGAAAAGCGAAATCAGCCAAGACGATCAAAAGACATGGAACGATGCGATCCAAAAGCTGACGGATCAGTACATCAAAAAAGTAGACGATATGCTCGCGGACAAAGAACGCGAAATTAAGCAGGTCTGA
- the uppS gene encoding polyprenyl diphosphate synthase, whose translation MDGNGRWAQARGLPVVAGHRKGAEAVQRSVKLAIREGVRYLTLYAFSSENWRRSASEIGDLTSLLRFYLRHKLDELDQQGVRLRVIGEPERFEGALYEELRRAEQRTSDNTRLTLTLALSYGGRADIARAARHLAKLVAEGVLKADDVDEECFERSLQTGDMPPPDILIRTSGERRLSNFLLWESAYAELVFLDVLWPDFGEKDFLEALSIYAGRQRRFGGRPV comes from the coding sequence ATGGATGGTAACGGGCGGTGGGCCCAAGCGCGTGGGCTGCCTGTAGTCGCGGGGCATAGAAAAGGCGCAGAAGCTGTACAGAGAAGTGTGAAGCTCGCTATCCGAGAGGGTGTGCGTTACCTTACACTGTACGCGTTTTCTTCAGAAAACTGGCGTCGGTCCGCATCTGAGATCGGGGATCTGACGTCGCTTCTGCGCTTCTATCTAAGGCATAAACTGGACGAACTGGACCAGCAAGGCGTGAGGCTGCGCGTTATAGGGGAACCAGAGCGGTTCGAGGGAGCGCTTTATGAAGAACTCCGTCGGGCAGAGCAGCGCACTTCCGACAATACGCGCCTCACTCTGACGTTGGCATTATCCTATGGTGGTCGTGCGGATATTGCGCGTGCTGCCCGTCATCTGGCAAAGCTCGTGGCTGAAGGCGTCCTTAAAGCGGATGATGTGGACGAGGAATGTTTTGAGCGTAGCCTTCAGACAGGTGATATGCCACCACCCGATATATTGATCCGTACAAGTGGCGAAAGGCGGCTTTCCAATTTCCTACTGTGGGAAAGTGCCTACGCAGAGTTGGTCTTTCTGGACGTGCTGTGGCCTGATTTTGGGGAAAAAGACTTCCTAGAGGCCCTTAGCATTTACGCTGGAAGACAGCGGCGGTTTGGCGGGCGCCCTGTATGA
- the acpS gene encoding holo-ACP synthase yields MILGIGTDLCMIERIETAINRFGDRFLQRVFTEAERAHANRLSGAARMGSYAKRWAAKEACVKALGTGFAQGVSFQDIGVINGPAGAPELVLTGGAKSALQRLVPQGQQAQLFVSLSDDAPFALAQVLIQTLPY; encoded by the coding sequence GTGATTTTGGGTATAGGCACAGATCTGTGCATGATTGAGCGGATCGAAACGGCCATAAACCGTTTCGGTGACCGGTTTCTTCAACGGGTTTTTACTGAGGCGGAACGAGCGCACGCTAACCGCTTGAGTGGAGCAGCCCGTATGGGCAGCTACGCAAAACGCTGGGCTGCAAAAGAGGCTTGTGTTAAGGCCCTCGGGACGGGTTTTGCTCAGGGTGTGAGCTTTCAGGACATTGGTGTGATCAATGGTCCCGCAGGTGCGCCGGAGTTGGTGCTGACCGGTGGGGCAAAGAGCGCTTTGCAGCGTTTGGTGCCGCAGGGGCAGCAGGCGCAGCTATTCGTAAGTTTGAGTGACGATGCGCCATTTGCTTTGGCTCAGGTACTTATCCAGACATTGCCCTATTGA
- the rnc gene encoding ribonuclease III, with amino-acid sequence MMLSLDQALEAMEAALGHRFKEQGYLVEALTHRSAVSGREARRGRRAPRSKGAGSNERLEFIGDRVLGLLMAEWLFERYPDEQEGALGPRHAHLVSRPVLADIADQVGLSEALRISPHEEEAGIRRLSSIRADAMEALLGALYLDAGLGPARRVVREQWAERIESDARPHKEPKTRLQEYLLARALPLPVYDILAAEGPSHAPIFRVSVTACGKTGIGEAGSKRQAESMAASDLLARLGQNKTS; translated from the coding sequence ATGATGTTATCTCTTGACCAAGCCCTTGAGGCAATGGAAGCGGCGCTGGGGCATCGCTTCAAAGAGCAGGGCTATCTTGTTGAAGCATTGACCCATCGATCTGCGGTCAGTGGGCGTGAGGCGCGGCGCGGACGTCGTGCTCCGCGCAGCAAAGGGGCAGGCTCGAACGAGCGTCTGGAATTTATTGGTGACCGCGTTTTGGGCCTCCTCATGGCGGAGTGGCTTTTTGAGCGCTATCCGGATGAGCAGGAAGGGGCATTAGGGCCACGCCACGCGCATCTTGTGTCACGGCCAGTTCTGGCGGATATCGCGGACCAAGTGGGTCTGTCCGAGGCGTTGCGTATTTCTCCTCATGAGGAAGAAGCGGGTATACGGCGTTTGTCGAGCATTCGTGCGGATGCAATGGAAGCTCTTTTGGGTGCTCTGTATTTGGATGCGGGGCTGGGGCCAGCGCGACGGGTTGTGCGGGAGCAGTGGGCTGAGCGGATCGAAAGTGATGCACGTCCGCATAAAGAACCAAAAACGCGTTTGCAGGAATATTTGCTGGCGCGTGCTTTACCATTGCCAGTGTATGATATTCTTGCTGCTGAAGGTCCGTCGCATGCACCTATTTTTCGGGTTTCGGTCACAGCGTGTGGTAAAACCGGCATAGGGGAAGCAGGCTCGAAGCGCCAAGCTGAGAGTATGGCGGCAAGTGATTTATTAGCCCGTTTAGGGCAAAACAAGACATCCTAA
- the rpoZ gene encoding DNA-directed RNA polymerase subunit omega, producing MARVTVEDCIEKVPNRFDLVLLAAQRARGLSRGEEMHVDRDNDKNPVVALREIAEDKVELSVLHDRIVRSLARAPDPEPVDEEVMDIIPTDQNIFGLQDVSAEEEHSHMSSDNAAIEAELGGRGRY from the coding sequence ATGGCGCGCGTTACCGTAGAAGACTGCATCGAGAAGGTGCCTAACCGATTCGATTTGGTTTTGTTGGCCGCACAACGTGCGAGAGGTTTGTCGCGCGGTGAAGAGATGCACGTAGATCGTGACAATGACAAAAACCCTGTTGTAGCCCTGCGCGAAATCGCAGAAGACAAGGTTGAACTGTCCGTCCTGCACGATCGCATTGTGCGCTCTCTCGCGCGTGCTCCAGACCCAGAGCCAGTTGATGAAGAAGTAATGGACATCATCCCGACAGACCAAAACATTTTTGGTTTGCAGGACGTATCCGCTGAGGAAGAGCATTCGCATATGTCATCTGACAATGCTGCTATTGAGGCAGAGCTTGGCGGCCGCGGGCGCTACTAA
- the dxr gene encoding 1-deoxy-D-xylulose-5-phosphate reductoisomerase, which produces MNSPSSAAPRRISVLGSTGSIGTSTVDLLKNTSETVVVRALVGGQNAELLAEQAIALNAEVAVIHDERRYDELKTLLAGTGIEVASGRQAVIDAAALEADWTMAAITGAAGLEPTLAAARNGHSIALANKEALVCAGDVMLRAVRAAGATLLPVDSEHNAIAQSLGGCDMATVEKIILTASGGPFRQATLEQMREATPEKALKHPTWTMGAKITIDSASMANKGLEVIEAARLFDLTEDRIDVLVHPQSVVHGLVQFRDGSLVAQMGSADMRIPIAHTLAWPQRMDTSCQRLDLAAIGRLDFEAPDEERFVPLRLARQVLRAGGAAPTVFSAANEVAVDAFLNGRIKFLGIGETIDAALQAMSENPELTSLDDVLAWDARGRELAENYILSLQAGRRNMVEAALNV; this is translated from the coding sequence ATGAACAGCCCATCAAGCGCTGCACCGCGCCGGATCAGCGTGCTTGGCAGTACGGGCAGTATTGGTACCTCGACTGTGGATTTGTTGAAAAACACATCTGAGACTGTCGTTGTACGTGCTCTCGTCGGTGGGCAAAATGCAGAACTTTTGGCGGAGCAAGCTATCGCTCTTAATGCCGAGGTTGCTGTTATTCATGACGAACGCCGTTACGATGAATTAAAGACGCTTCTAGCGGGTACGGGCATCGAGGTCGCAAGCGGACGCCAAGCCGTGATTGACGCTGCTGCGTTGGAAGCCGATTGGACGATGGCTGCTATCACAGGGGCAGCGGGTCTGGAGCCTACTCTGGCCGCCGCGCGCAACGGGCACTCTATTGCTTTGGCAAATAAAGAAGCTCTGGTCTGCGCTGGTGACGTTATGCTTAGGGCAGTACGTGCGGCAGGTGCCACACTTCTACCGGTAGATTCCGAGCATAACGCGATTGCTCAGTCTCTTGGCGGTTGTGACATGGCGACTGTGGAGAAGATTATCCTTACGGCGTCTGGCGGGCCGTTTCGTCAGGCGACGCTTGAGCAAATGCGGGAAGCAACGCCCGAAAAGGCGCTGAAGCACCCGACTTGGACCATGGGGGCTAAAATCACCATTGATTCCGCATCAATGGCAAATAAAGGCCTTGAGGTAATCGAAGCGGCTCGTTTGTTTGACCTGACGGAAGATCGTATCGATGTTCTGGTGCATCCGCAGTCGGTTGTGCACGGGCTTGTGCAGTTCCGCGATGGCAGTCTGGTAGCGCAAATGGGATCTGCAGATATGCGTATTCCCATCGCACATACTCTGGCGTGGCCTCAGCGCATGGATACATCGTGCCAGCGTTTGGATTTGGCCGCCATTGGCCGCTTGGATTTTGAAGCCCCGGATGAAGAGCGTTTCGTACCCCTTAGACTAGCGCGCCAAGTCCTGCGCGCTGGTGGTGCCGCGCCCACGGTTTTTTCTGCGGCGAATGAAGTTGCGGTTGACGCATTCTTGAACGGACGTATCAAATTCCTCGGAATTGGTGAGACGATCGACGCCGCTCTGCAAGCAATGTCTGAAAACCCTGAACTGACATCGCTGGATGACGTGTTAGCGTGGGACGCACGCGGGCGTGAACTCGCGGAGAATTATATCTTATCGCTCCAAGCTGGGCGGCGTAATATGGTGGAAGCAGCGCTAAATGTTTGA
- the era gene encoding GTPase Era: MTTRCGFVALVGAPNAGKSTLLNRIAGAKLSIVSPKAQTTRFRTLGIVMHEGAQVILVDLPGIFKPRRRLDRAMVNAAWSGSQDADMTLLLVDAKSGLRDDVREIIAKLAEAKSKVWLVLNKIDLMSPDALLPLTKEISGLIAVEHVFMLSARKGNGVDDLMDRLSQVLPEGPYLYPEDDLTDLPDRLLAAELVREQIFMQTHEEIPYQATVETESFKDRPDGSVRIEVTIYVSRPGHKAILIGEGGNKIKSIGARARLELQDLLERQCHLFLNVKERAGWDEEKARLRAIGLED, translated from the coding sequence ATGACGACGCGCTGCGGTTTTGTGGCACTTGTTGGGGCGCCGAATGCGGGGAAATCAACCCTGTTGAACCGCATTGCTGGTGCTAAATTGTCTATTGTTAGCCCTAAGGCTCAAACGACCCGTTTCAGGACTCTTGGCATTGTCATGCACGAGGGCGCTCAGGTCATTTTGGTTGACCTTCCGGGTATTTTCAAGCCGCGCCGCCGTTTGGACCGCGCGATGGTGAATGCCGCTTGGTCTGGCTCACAAGATGCGGACATGACCTTGCTGCTGGTCGATGCCAAAAGCGGTTTGCGCGACGATGTACGCGAGATTATTGCGAAATTGGCAGAAGCGAAGAGCAAGGTCTGGCTTGTTCTGAACAAAATCGATCTGATGTCGCCTGACGCGCTGTTGCCTTTAACAAAAGAAATCAGTGGGCTCATTGCAGTTGAACATGTGTTCATGCTGAGTGCGCGAAAAGGCAATGGTGTCGACGACCTTATGGACCGTCTGTCCCAAGTGCTTCCCGAGGGTCCATATCTTTACCCAGAAGATGATTTGACGGACCTGCCTGACCGTTTGCTGGCAGCGGAGTTGGTACGTGAGCAAATTTTCATGCAAACGCATGAGGAAATCCCTTACCAAGCAACGGTAGAGACTGAGAGCTTCAAAGACCGCCCCGACGGTTCGGTGCGTATTGAAGTTACGATCTATGTTTCTCGTCCCGGCCATAAGGCAATTTTGATTGGTGAAGGCGGAAACAAGATCAAGTCTATTGGTGCGCGCGCGCGACTTGAATTGCAGGACTTGCTGGAGCGTCAGTGCCACTTGTTCCTCAATGTCAAAGAGCGTGCTGGTTGGGATGAAGAGAAAGCTCGTTTGCGGGCTATCGGCCTGGAAGACTGA
- the rseP gene encoding RIP metalloprotease RseP, protein MFDLLRTLLAYVLILGVLVFIHEFGHYFAARLCGVKVDTFSIGFGPALRRWYDRTGTEWRISAVPLGGYVKPHGFEGPEDATDEQKAAWVPGKTFHSKSVGARALVIVMGPVFNYIFAIIAFTVLFSTVGQPHLKESVASVSAGSAAEKAGLQAGDVIKKIGTLPMSGPQDVMGTVSARPDVTTTLDVLRDGHDLTLPVTFDSQPTSGKNQRKTGLLGISFAVEPGHPLPVWTAAVKGVQESWVTSERILQGVGQIITGQRSPRELGGTIRIAQMSGQVSHYGWASILSFMALLSINLGLINLFPIPVLDGGRLVFYAAEAVLRRPVPKKIQDMGMQVGIALIAALFLFSTVNDLTNLGLFRWLVHLAG, encoded by the coding sequence ATGTTTGATTTGTTGCGGACTCTTCTTGCTTATGTACTGATTCTCGGGGTCCTCGTTTTTATCCATGAGTTTGGGCATTATTTTGCAGCGCGGTTATGCGGTGTGAAGGTCGATACGTTCTCTATCGGTTTTGGGCCGGCTTTACGTCGCTGGTATGACCGTACCGGTACAGAGTGGCGTATCAGCGCGGTCCCCTTGGGTGGATACGTCAAACCACATGGGTTCGAAGGACCGGAAGACGCAACGGACGAGCAGAAAGCTGCATGGGTTCCTGGCAAGACGTTTCATAGCAAGTCCGTAGGTGCGCGCGCTCTGGTCATCGTAATGGGGCCGGTATTCAACTACATTTTTGCGATAATTGCTTTCACGGTGCTGTTCTCGACGGTTGGTCAACCTCATTTGAAAGAGAGTGTTGCGTCTGTTTCTGCTGGGAGTGCTGCTGAAAAGGCTGGCCTTCAGGCTGGGGATGTTATCAAGAAAATTGGTACTCTTCCTATGTCTGGCCCGCAGGACGTCATGGGGACGGTCTCGGCGCGTCCAGATGTAACGACAACCTTAGATGTGTTGAGAGACGGGCACGACCTCACTTTGCCTGTGACCTTTGACAGCCAGCCGACATCTGGGAAGAACCAGCGCAAGACTGGCCTCCTCGGGATTAGTTTTGCTGTGGAGCCGGGCCACCCGCTGCCAGTCTGGACAGCTGCTGTAAAAGGCGTACAGGAGAGCTGGGTTACCTCTGAGCGCATATTGCAAGGGGTTGGTCAGATTATTACGGGCCAGCGTAGCCCGCGCGAATTAGGCGGTACAATCCGTATCGCTCAAATGTCTGGCCAAGTGTCCCATTACGGTTGGGCCAGTATTCTGTCCTTTATGGCGCTTCTTTCGATCAACCTTGGCTTGATCAACTTATTCCCGATTCCAGTTTTGGATGGTGGGCGTTTGGTCTTTTATGCCGCTGAAGCTGTGCTGCGCCGCCCTGTACCTAAAAAAATTCAGGACATGGGAATGCAGGTTGGTATAGCACTGATTGCAGCGTTATTTCTGTTTTCAACGGTTAATGATTTAACGAATCTCGGTCTTTTTCGTTGGCTAGTGCATCTTGCTGGCTAA
- the lepB gene encoding signal peptidase I, producing the protein MLVSIMLLRTLIIAPYEVPSGSMIPTLQVGDFVLATKFSYGYSRFSLPFSPNLFGGRIWGSEPHRGDIAVFRYTHDTSIDYVKRIVGLPGDHIQMTDGKLYLNGIEVPRTDMGHYEVIDENGRLLSGERYREDLPGSGGRSTVSHEILKLDDEGFANNTPEYVVPEGYFFAMGDDRDDSADSRFQGDGPDDLGFVPMQNLVGRTPIVAFSIDLKHPWWQVWYWPVEIRWGRILHLLH; encoded by the coding sequence ATGCTGGTGTCGATCATGCTGCTCCGAACATTGATCATTGCGCCATACGAAGTGCCCTCTGGCTCAATGATACCGACGCTTCAAGTTGGGGATTTTGTACTGGCGACGAAGTTTAGCTATGGCTATTCTCGCTTTTCACTGCCTTTCAGTCCCAATTTATTTGGTGGGCGTATATGGGGCTCGGAGCCGCATCGAGGGGATATCGCTGTCTTTCGCTACACCCACGACACTTCCATCGACTATGTAAAACGTATTGTTGGTTTGCCTGGTGACCACATCCAAATGACGGATGGGAAATTATACCTTAACGGTATTGAGGTCCCCCGAACGGATATGGGGCATTACGAGGTAATTGATGAAAATGGTCGTCTGCTGAGCGGTGAACGCTACCGTGAAGACCTTCCGGGCAGTGGGGGGCGTTCTACGGTTTCGCATGAAATCCTGAAGCTCGACGATGAAGGATTTGCCAATAATACGCCGGAATATGTCGTGCCTGAGGGTTATTTCTTTGCCATGGGTGATGACCGAGACGATAGTGCGGATAGTCGCTTTCAAGGTGATGGACCAGATGATCTGGGGTTTGTGCCAATGCAAAATTTGGTTGGGCGCACCCCCATTGTTGCTTTTTCAATCGACTTGAAACACCCGTGGTGGCAAGTCTGGTACTGGCCGGTGGAAATCCGCTGGGGCCGTATTCTGCATCTGTTGCACTAA
- a CDS encoding RelA/SpoT family protein → MDEVIRRIQAYDPSADIARVEAAYDVAADAHDGQRRDNGDAYITHPIAVASILAGFRMDVTSIMVGLLHDTVEDTGVSCRFLEEKFGEDVASLVDGVTKLTRLELQSDRTKQAENFRKLVLAMSRDIRVLIVKLADRLHNMRTLHYVQRLDRRQRISRETMDIYAPLAERIGMDRVKTELQNLSFAQLEPEADATIRARLNFLRGQGADVVEHVRRELIALCREAGIEQVEVSGREKSPHSIWSKMQRRNVAFEQLSDIMAFRIIVPSRDACYMALGAIHGAFPVISGRFKDYISTPKANGYQSLHTGVTLRHPRNQKIEVQIRTAEMHDLAENGVASHWAYKENATPSEREAAALSSAFGAHTRKLRWVQDLLEILEDSQAPDEFLENTKLELYQDQVFCFTPKGQLISLPSGATPVDFAYAVHSQVGDRCVGAKVNGRLMPLRHELQNGDQVEIMTARGGTPSPSWERFVVTGKARARIRRFIAAQQRQINLDNGRASVAKAFRQEGVDGSEKVLESLLKELRYASVEDLCVAVGQGQIGPKDVVNAAYPELRQSARAPRMVPGLSPRFGQTLTSPQNGVRSPQATSGNIVTGVGRGIAVSFAGCCRPLPGDQIVGIIAQSKGISIHRKSCRNLSSYVDTPERFLDVDWDYDALGSRKDMAPHTARLSVVATNEPTILATLTNVAAKHAGSVVNLRIVNRQLDFMEVLVDLEVRDLRHLSSLIAAFRTAVGVMQVERAKA, encoded by the coding sequence ATCGACGAAGTCATTCGTCGGATTCAGGCTTATGACCCATCAGCCGACATCGCGCGCGTTGAAGCGGCCTATGATGTGGCTGCAGATGCCCACGATGGACAGCGTCGTGATAATGGTGATGCGTACATCACTCACCCCATCGCAGTGGCGAGTATCCTTGCCGGTTTTCGGATGGACGTTACGTCCATCATGGTTGGGCTGCTGCACGATACCGTTGAAGATACAGGCGTATCGTGTCGATTTCTGGAAGAAAAATTCGGAGAAGATGTAGCGTCGCTGGTCGACGGGGTCACTAAGCTCACAAGGCTTGAGCTTCAATCCGACCGCACGAAACAAGCAGAAAATTTCCGTAAGCTGGTTTTGGCGATGTCACGTGACATCCGCGTGCTTATCGTGAAGTTAGCTGACCGTCTGCATAATATGCGGACCCTGCATTACGTCCAAAGGCTTGATCGTCGTCAGCGTATCTCCCGTGAGACGATGGACATTTATGCGCCACTCGCTGAGCGCATAGGTATGGACCGAGTCAAAACGGAACTACAAAACCTGTCTTTCGCCCAGTTAGAGCCGGAAGCAGATGCCACAATTCGCGCCCGATTGAACTTTTTGCGGGGCCAGGGCGCGGATGTTGTTGAGCACGTAAGGCGCGAGTTGATCGCACTGTGCCGCGAAGCAGGGATTGAGCAGGTTGAAGTTTCGGGGCGTGAAAAATCGCCACATTCGATTTGGTCAAAAATGCAGCGCCGCAACGTTGCCTTTGAGCAGCTTTCTGACATCATGGCGTTTCGTATTATCGTACCAAGCCGTGATGCCTGTTACATGGCTTTGGGAGCTATTCACGGCGCTTTCCCCGTTATCAGCGGTCGCTTTAAAGATTATATTTCAACGCCTAAAGCTAACGGTTACCAAAGCCTTCATACGGGTGTGACACTACGGCACCCGCGCAACCAGAAAATTGAGGTGCAAATCCGTACGGCTGAGATGCATGACCTCGCCGAAAACGGCGTGGCATCTCACTGGGCTTACAAAGAAAACGCGACCCCAAGCGAGCGGGAAGCTGCAGCCCTGTCATCTGCGTTTGGCGCTCATACGCGGAAGCTGCGGTGGGTTCAGGACCTGCTGGAAATTCTGGAAGACAGTCAGGCTCCGGATGAGTTTCTTGAGAATACCAAACTCGAACTTTATCAAGATCAGGTTTTTTGTTTCACGCCTAAAGGGCAGTTGATTTCACTGCCGAGCGGCGCAACGCCAGTTGATTTTGCTTATGCTGTGCATAGCCAGGTTGGTGATCGCTGTGTCGGTGCGAAGGTCAATGGTCGCTTGATGCCGCTGAGGCATGAGCTGCAAAACGGTGATCAGGTTGAAATCATGACGGCGCGTGGCGGCACGCCATCGCCGTCTTGGGAGCGTTTTGTTGTTACGGGTAAGGCGCGTGCTCGTATTCGCCGCTTTATTGCTGCGCAACAGCGCCAGATTAATCTTGATAATGGACGCGCAAGCGTAGCGAAGGCCTTCCGTCAGGAAGGGGTCGATGGGTCCGAAAAGGTCCTTGAGAGCCTGCTTAAAGAACTGCGCTATGCTTCGGTTGAGGATTTGTGCGTTGCGGTCGGCCAAGGACAGATTGGCCCCAAAGACGTTGTGAATGCAGCTTATCCGGAACTGCGTCAGTCTGCACGGGCACCACGTATGGTTCCCGGCCTTTCCCCGCGTTTCGGGCAAACACTGACCAGTCCGCAAAACGGGGTGCGTTCGCCGCAGGCGACGAGTGGCAATATTGTGACTGGTGTTGGTCGCGGCATAGCGGTCAGCTTTGCGGGATGTTGCCGCCCGCTGCCGGGTGACCAGATTGTTGGTATTATCGCCCAAAGCAAAGGCATTTCGATCCACCGTAAAAGCTGCCGAAACCTCTCAAGCTACGTGGATACGCCAGAGCGTTTTCTGGACGTAGACTGGGATTACGATGCGCTTGGCAGCCGCAAGGATATGGCGCCGCATACGGCACGCTTGTCTGTGGTTGCGACGAACGAACCTACAATATTAGCAACTTTGACAAACGTTGCAGCCAAGCACGCTGGCAGCGTTGTGAACCTACGGATTGTAAATCGTCAGCTCGATTTCATGGAGGTTCTTGTCGATTTGGAAGTGCGCGATTTGCGGCATTTGTCGTCTCTGATTGCGGCCTTCCGCACGGCTGTTGGCGTAATGCAGGTCGAGCGGGCAAAGGCATAA